DNA from Thunnus thynnus chromosome 2, fThuThy2.1, whole genome shotgun sequence:
ATTGGTAGTTCTCCCACaagtgtttgttatttttgctaAATTTTAATCAAACAATTTGGCTATAAAAGATAACTTGTCCTTTTAGTTGCATTATTATTTGCTGTCTCAGGTATTTTTATGGTTTAACATTGAAAAAACTGTTAGTTTATGTACACAAACAGACCAGAGCTCTGATCATTCATTCAGACTGTCTCGTCCACAGATCTAGAGCCAGAACTGTATCGGCCAGATCCTAATTAAAGGTCTTACAGATTATGAAAGCTATCTGATCCCCTGTCAGCTGCAGGTCAAGTTGTGTTGCAGCAGTGACAGCGTTACTTGTGTAAGATGAGTTTCTCAAAGCTGGATTAAGAGCTGTGATCTGTACCGCTCTCGATTTGTCAGCAACGTAAAAATACCACATGGCAGGACTAAAGCTGCAGTGAGAACGTCTCATCTCGTCTGTCTGTTATGTGTCTGAGCAAATCCACTACAGCTATAGTTCCCAGTTATTGTGAACATCAAGGTTAACGTACCTCagccagctacaacattaaaatgatgcttacatgttaatttagCCAAATTAATATACcaatattatcatttatttagtgTTGTGACTTTCTGAAAGAGTccattttgcataatgaatACTTTCGATAACCTACGTATATTTTGCAGATACTTTTTTGCTTGAATTTAAGATACTGAATGCAAAACTTTGACTTATAAGTATTGTTACACTGTGGTGTTacaacttttacttaagtaacagATCTGAATACATCTACTGCTGTAAAGAACTGAGCAGTCAGCTGATATCAGCTGATAATTTCAGAGCTTGAATATGATCCAGCTAATGAATTGGTTTGATCTAAAATCAACAATTTatgtcttttgtcttttaagTAACAAATTCCAAACTAATATTTATCCATCATCATGTCTCTTTTGTCTTGTTACAGGATAAAAAATCATGTCCGGGCTGCAGAAACTCTCCCTCACGGTGGCCCTCTGCCTGCTGCTCGTAGCCACACTGTTACCCAGCTCTGAGGCCCGTCGTGGTCGTGGAGGTGGTTCCTTTGGCCGAGGTGGAGGAGGATACAGTCGGGGCTGGGGCGGCGGCGGTGGCCAAGCTTACAGACCGGCCCCAGCCCAGAGCAGTGGCCCCAGTGCAGCAAAAGTAGctggagcagctgcagcaggggcCATAGGTGGATCAATGCTGGGGTCAGCTCTGAGTCGCCCTGGGTATGGGTACGGGTATGGTGGAGGTTATGGAGGATATGGAGGTGGATATGGAGGATATGGAGGATATGGAGGGGGGTACGGATACCCACGATACGGCGGTGGCTACGGTGGTGGCTATGGCTCAAGGCCTGCCAATGAGCCAGAGGGATCTGGAGATATGGAGTACTACACCGGAGCGTCCAGTGGCCCCATCTACAACAGCATCATCGTTGTGATCGGCTCCTTGATGTCCCTGCTGATTGGCCACTGGGTGGCAGTCATGTAGAGCTGGAGACACAGCTGGCATctcaaaaacagacacaactAATCCCTGATGAAAAATAACCCACAACCTCACAGTGAACAACTGGTTTAAAGCAAATATAATCTAAAATATGACCCTTGGATGATGAAATTCGGTTTCGTCGACACTTAAGTGACCCTTTATGAGGATAGGAAGAGCCATCTAACCTCTACAACATGTCAGCGTGACACCTTTACATCATAAGATCATTTAACTTGATGAATA
Protein-coding regions in this window:
- the sprn2 gene encoding shadow of prion protein 2, whose product is MSGLQKLSLTVALCLLLVATLLPSSEARRGRGGGSFGRGGGGYSRGWGGGGGQAYRPAPAQSSGPSAAKVAGAAAAGAIGGSMLGSALSRPGYGYGYGGGYGGYGGGYGGYGGYGGGYGYPRYGGGYGGGYGSRPANEPEGSGDMEYYTGASSGPIYNSIIVVIGSLMSLLIGHWVAVM